A region from the Achromobacter seleniivolatilans genome encodes:
- a CDS encoding potassium transporter Kup produces the protein MSQGTAGAPSPTGAHAGGVHAPSSRAALIMGALGVVYGDIGTSPLYTLRACLTGLSVHTDLEPAHLLGVLSILFWMLMVVVSLKYVTLVLRADNRGEGGTLALLELAVRNREGKMRWVLIVLGIFGAALFYGDSMITPAISVLSALEGISIVSHTLDRWVVPIALVVLVGLFVIQSHGTGLMGKLFGPVMVLWFGTLAALGGWQIWQTPEVLAALNPMWGLRFIVEFPVISFVLLGAVVLALTGAEALYADMGHFGRPAIRSAWFSMVLPALTLCYFGQGALLLRDPTAIRNPFFMMAPEWGLAPLVALATIATIVASQAVISGAYSVTRQAVQLGFWPRMQILHTSAVEKGQIYLPQVNALLLCAVLVLVLLFRNSDNLAAAYGFAVTGTMLTTSVLAFAVLPRGSTGVKRVLWLTILGFLLLFDVLLFSANVFKIHEGGWLPLLVAIVVFTLMMTWRQGRRLLSDMQHRDRQPLKEFMEQLEEYPPSRVPGTAIFMTMNSGNVPPALLHNLKHNKVLHDHVLFLTILVADVPYISPEERFEVKKLSASSWTATVNYGFKEDPDVPEALRLVAEAYPELDLEPMRTSYFLSRQTVVAARKPALWRWRRAVFSFMARNSTRSTKFFKIPANRVVEMGMQVEL, from the coding sequence ATGAGCCAAGGCACGGCTGGCGCTCCTTCTCCAACAGGCGCTCACGCGGGCGGAGTGCACGCACCGTCGTCGCGCGCGGCGCTCATCATGGGAGCCTTGGGCGTGGTGTATGGCGACATCGGCACCAGCCCGCTGTACACATTGCGAGCCTGCCTGACGGGCTTGAGCGTGCATACCGATCTGGAGCCCGCCCACTTGCTGGGCGTGCTGTCGATTCTGTTCTGGATGCTGATGGTCGTGGTGTCGCTGAAGTACGTGACACTGGTGCTGCGTGCGGACAATCGGGGCGAGGGGGGCACGCTGGCGCTGTTGGAGCTGGCCGTCCGCAATCGCGAGGGCAAGATGCGGTGGGTGCTGATCGTGCTGGGCATTTTCGGCGCGGCGCTGTTCTATGGCGACAGCATGATCACCCCGGCGATTTCGGTGCTGTCCGCGCTGGAAGGGATCAGCATTGTGTCGCATACGCTGGACCGCTGGGTGGTGCCGATTGCTCTGGTCGTGCTGGTGGGCTTGTTTGTCATTCAGTCGCATGGCACGGGCCTGATGGGAAAACTGTTTGGCCCGGTGATGGTGTTGTGGTTTGGCACCTTGGCGGCGCTGGGCGGCTGGCAGATCTGGCAGACGCCCGAGGTGCTGGCTGCGCTGAATCCCATGTGGGGCCTGCGCTTTATTGTTGAATTTCCTGTGATCAGCTTTGTGCTGCTGGGCGCAGTGGTGCTGGCGCTGACCGGAGCCGAGGCGCTCTACGCGGACATGGGCCACTTTGGCCGGCCGGCGATTCGCAGCGCCTGGTTCAGCATGGTGCTGCCGGCGCTGACCTTGTGCTATTTCGGTCAGGGCGCGCTGTTGCTGCGCGACCCCACGGCGATCCGCAATCCGTTTTTCATGATGGCCCCTGAATGGGGACTGGCGCCGCTGGTGGCGTTGGCGACGATCGCCACGATTGTGGCGTCGCAGGCAGTGATCTCCGGGGCATATTCCGTGACGCGCCAGGCGGTGCAGCTGGGCTTCTGGCCGCGCATGCAGATTCTGCACACCTCCGCCGTCGAGAAGGGGCAGATCTATCTGCCGCAGGTCAATGCGCTGCTGTTGTGCGCGGTGCTGGTGCTGGTGCTGCTGTTCCGCAATTCCGACAACCTGGCTGCGGCCTATGGTTTTGCCGTGACCGGAACCATGCTGACGACATCGGTACTGGCCTTTGCCGTGTTGCCGCGAGGCAGCACGGGCGTGAAGCGCGTGCTGTGGCTGACGATTCTGGGCTTTTTGCTGTTGTTTGATGTGCTGCTGTTTTCGGCGAACGTCTTCAAGATCCATGAGGGCGGCTGGTTGCCGCTGCTGGTGGCGATTGTGGTGTTCACACTGATGATGACGTGGCGCCAAGGGCGCCGCTTGCTGTCCGATATGCAGCACCGTGACCGGCAACCGCTCAAGGAATTCATGGAGCAGCTGGAAGAGTATCCGCCGTCGCGTGTACCGGGCACGGCGATTTTCATGACCATGAATTCTGGCAATGTGCCCCCCGCGCTGTTGCACAACCTGAAGCACAACAAGGTGCTGCACGATCACGTGCTGTTCCTGACGATTCTGGTAGCTGACGTGCCGTACATCTCGCCCGAAGAGCGCTTCGAGGTGAAGAAGCTATCGGCGTCGAGCTGGACGGCAACGGTGAATTACGGCTTCAAGGAAGATCCGGATGTGCCCGAGGCCTTGCGGTTGGTGGCCGAGGCGTATCCGGAGCTGGATCTGGAGCCCATGCGGACGTCTTATTTCCTGTCGCGGCAAACGGTCGTGGCGGCGCGCAAACCGGCGCTGTGGAGATGGCGGCGCGCGGTGTTTTCGTTCATGGCGCGAAACTCGACGCGGAGCACGAAGTTCTTCAAGATTCCGGCGAATCGGGTGGTCGAAATGGGCATGCAGGTGGAGTTGTAG